In Gracilinanus agilis isolate LMUSP501 chromosome 1, AgileGrace, whole genome shotgun sequence, the sequence gagctccacccttttaactcagtcccaaacttgtgaatcctaggATCAGAGTTTGCTCCTTTAggaactcaatcagccaggaaccTGTGAACCCTTTGGATGAGTACTCACCCCTCCAAAAGGTGTGAACTTGTTCCCACAAACAATGCCCCCTTCCCcagggcagtgctagacaattaggaaactgtgattggcccctgtgaaaaggggcagggccaGGAAATCACCATAAAAAACCATGAATCCTGTGGCTTGAGTCAGTCTTGTGAAgactgtctctgtctatctcagtCTCCTGACTGGAGAAAGACAGTCTTGAAGGGAGGTTATCTGGAGACTAGGGCTTGGAGCTTCCtttctacttggactctgactcaaGAATAAGAATTTGGAAATTTCACATCAGCTCCCAGTACTCACTTCCTgggtttctctgtctctgtccctgtccccTCCCCAACGCTGTACCGCTTCCTTTGAGCCCTGCGGTTTATACTGTTGTGTTGGGCACAGGGAACCCAGGAATACTCGTCGTGGTTCCTGTAGCTCCTTACCATGGGGAAATCCGATTTTCTTAGCCCCAAGGCCATTGCTAACCATATCAAATCCAAGGGGCTCCAGAAGCTGCGGTGGTATTGCCAGATGTGCCAGAAGCAGTGCCGAGATGAGAATGGTTTTAAGTGCCATTGCATGTCAGAGTCTCATCAGAGACAGCTCCTTCTGGCTTCTGAAGATTCTCAGCAATTTATGGATTATTTCTCAGAGGAATTTCGAAATGATTTTTTAGGACTGCTTAGAAGACAATTTGGCACAAAGAGAGTCCACAACAACGTAGTATATAATGAGTATATCCGTCATCGAGAGCATATCCATATGAATGCCACCCAGTGGGAAACTCTGACTGATTTTACCAAGTGGTTAGGCAGAGAAGGTTTCTGCAAAGTAGATGAGACACCCAAAGGTTGGTATATCCAGTATGTTGACAGAGACCCAGAAGCTATCTGTCGACAACAAgaacaggggaaaaaaaggaagcaagaCCTTGATGAAGAAAAAACTGCCAAGTTTATTGAAGAACAAGTGAGAAGAGgtttggaaggaaaagaaaaagaacagcaATGGCCAGTTTTCACCGAATTAAACagggaaaatgatgatgaaaaagttgcatttattttgaataaaggAGCAAATACTTCAGGAACTTCTAAAACAAGTTCTTTGGGTTTTAGCGCTTTGACTGCAGCCTCAGTGAAACGGAAAGAATCAGCCCACAGTTTATCTCagtcaaaagaaaagaagaagaaatctgcCCTTGATGACATCATGGAgcttgaagaacaaaagaaaaaaagtgctcGAACAGATGATTGGCTGCACCCTGAAATTACTGTGAAAATTATAACCAAAAAACTTGGAGAGAGATATCATAAGAAAAAGGGAGTTGTCCAGGAAGTAATTAACAAATACACAGCAGTGGTAAAGATGATCGATTCTGGAGACAAATTGAAACTTGACCAGACTCATTTAGAGACAGTCATACCAGCACCAGGAAAAAGAGTTTTGGTTTTGAATGGAGGCTACAGGGGAAATGAAGCAACTCTAGAGTCCATCAATGAGAAGATGTTTTCTGCCACTGTCATGATTGAGACTGGCCCTTTAAAGGGTCGAAGAGTTGAAGGTATTCAATATGAAGATATCTCTAAACTCACCTGAGGATGGGAGTTGgtaaaaagcactttaaaattctAAAGCATCAAACTCTGGTGTTCTCTAGAACAACATATGAATACCATGTTAGGGTACTTCTTTTGTATGAgacaaaaaatacatatatttaaatactgCTGTTTATCTTAATCATATTTGGAATTCATTCAGATT encodes:
- the LOC123253058 gene encoding DNA/RNA-binding protein KIN17-like; its protein translation is MGKSDFLSPKAIANHIKSKGLQKLRWYCQMCQKQCRDENGFKCHCMSESHQRQLLLASEDSQQFMDYFSEEFRNDFLGLLRRQFGTKRVHNNVVYNEYIRHREHIHMNATQWETLTDFTKWLGREGFCKVDETPKGWYIQYVDRDPEAICRQQEQGKKRKQDLDEEKTAKFIEEQVRRGLEGKEKEQQWPVFTELNRENDDEKVAFILNKGANTSGTSKTSSLGFSALTAASVKRKESAHSLSQSKEKKKKSALDDIMELEEQKKKSARTDDWLHPEITVKIITKKLGERYHKKKGVVQEVINKYTAVVKMIDSGDKLKLDQTHLETVIPAPGKRVLVLNGGYRGNEATLESINEKMFSATVMIETGPLKGRRVEGIQYEDISKLT